In one Aquabacterium sp. OR-4 genomic region, the following are encoded:
- a CDS encoding uroporphyrinogen-III C-methyltransferase: MNDTDIPAEPPRAEPAAATPTAATPAAPAAPAAVASAAAAPGAPPAAVPVVAAAMLPGWALPVGALVGTVAVVSLTLALLGQQRVKALEQELVRRQQDSQGQAVEARALARQALDTVQATESKMALLDARVSETALQRTQLEELIQQLSRSRDENALADIDAALRVAVQQGAITGSAEPLTAALRQAEDRLARMNQPRLERVRRAIARDLDRVRAVAVTDIASLTIRLDEAIRTVDELPLTAQIERRNHQAGATASAAASAAAKGAAAARAASGAASVPAEPAWVQWWTPVRDGWLAVTGRIWQEVRDLVRVTRIDAPEAMLVAPEQAWFLRENLKLRLLNARLALLSRQFDTAQSDLRDALGSLERYFDHSARRVMLTAETVRQVAGQARQLNLPRPDETLAALAAAQAGR; encoded by the coding sequence GTGAACGACACCGATATCCCCGCCGAACCGCCGCGCGCCGAGCCTGCCGCGGCAACGCCCACTGCCGCCACGCCTGCCGCGCCCGCCGCGCCGGCTGCTGTGGCGTCTGCCGCCGCCGCCCCCGGCGCGCCGCCGGCCGCCGTGCCGGTGGTGGCTGCCGCCATGTTGCCGGGCTGGGCGCTGCCGGTGGGTGCCCTGGTGGGCACGGTGGCGGTGGTGTCGCTCACGCTGGCGCTGCTGGGCCAGCAGCGGGTCAAGGCACTCGAGCAAGAGCTGGTGCGCCGGCAGCAAGACAGCCAGGGCCAGGCCGTGGAAGCGCGCGCCCTGGCCCGCCAGGCGCTCGACACGGTGCAGGCCACCGAATCCAAGATGGCGCTGCTGGACGCCCGGGTGTCCGAGACCGCGCTGCAGCGCACCCAGCTGGAAGAGCTGATCCAGCAGCTGTCACGTTCGCGCGACGAAAACGCCCTGGCCGACATCGACGCCGCACTGCGCGTGGCCGTGCAGCAGGGCGCCATCACCGGCAGCGCCGAGCCGCTCACCGCCGCGCTGCGCCAGGCCGAAGACCGCCTGGCACGCATGAACCAGCCGCGGCTCGAGCGCGTGCGCCGCGCCATCGCGCGCGACCTTGACCGTGTTCGCGCCGTGGCCGTGACCGACATCGCCAGCCTGACCATCCGGCTCGACGAGGCCATCCGCACCGTCGACGAGCTGCCGCTCACGGCGCAGATCGAGCGGCGCAACCACCAGGCTGGCGCCACCGCCAGTGCCGCCGCCAGCGCGGCGGCCAAGGGCGCGGCCGCGGCGCGTGCGGCCTCGGGCGCCGCCTCGGTGCCGGCCGAGCCCGCCTGGGTGCAGTGGTGGACGCCGGTGCGCGACGGCTGGCTGGCCGTCACCGGCCGCATTTGGCAAGAGGTGCGCGACCTGGTGCGGGTGACCCGCATCGATGCCCCCGAGGCCATGCTGGTGGCGCCCGAGCAGGCCTGGTTCCTGCGGGAGAACCTCAAGCTGCGCCTGCTCAACGCCCGCCTGGCGCTGCTGTCGCGGCAGTTCGACACCGCGCAGAGCGACCTGCGCGATGCGCTGGGCTCGCTTGAGCGCTACTTTGACCACAGCGCCCGGCGCGTGATGCTGACCGCCGAGACAGTGCGCCAGGTGGCCGG
- a CDS encoding uroporphyrinogen-III synthase, producing the protein MSLPASPEDRPPAPPMPASAPCVLVTRPQPQADEWVARLQALGLGARALPLLAIADAADGAAVAAVWATVPAQQLVMFVSPSAVASFFRWRPLAAGASGGQGADGPPAAWPAGVWAGSTGPGTARALRDAGVPDAAVVTPPEDSAQFDAEALWRCLQTRRHWQEASVLVVRGEGGRDWLADTLRAAGATVAFVAAYRRTAPVLGVAQQQWLTEALQEPQAFAWLFSSSEAAGHLRQLAPGADWSRSRALATHPRIAAAAQALGFGQVQRIQPSPQAVADALGPFGPTGAR; encoded by the coding sequence ATGAGCCTGCCCGCATCCCCTGAAGACCGGCCGCCCGCACCGCCCATGCCTGCATCGGCGCCCTGCGTGCTGGTCACGCGGCCGCAACCGCAGGCCGATGAGTGGGTGGCGCGCTTGCAGGCGCTGGGCCTGGGCGCGCGTGCACTGCCGCTGCTGGCCATTGCCGATGCGGCCGATGGCGCGGCGGTGGCCGCGGTCTGGGCCACGGTGCCGGCGCAGCAGCTGGTGATGTTTGTCAGCCCCAGCGCGGTGGCCAGCTTCTTCCGGTGGCGGCCGCTGGCGGCGGGCGCTTCGGGCGGGCAGGGGGCCGATGGCCCGCCAGCGGCCTGGCCAGCTGGCGTGTGGGCCGGCAGCACCGGCCCCGGCACCGCCCGCGCCTTGCGCGACGCCGGCGTGCCTGACGCGGCCGTGGTGACCCCGCCCGAAGACAGCGCGCAGTTCGACGCCGAGGCGCTGTGGCGCTGCCTGCAGACGCGCCGCCACTGGCAGGAGGCCTCGGTGCTGGTGGTGCGCGGCGAAGGCGGGCGCGACTGGCTGGCCGACACCCTGCGCGCGGCGGGCGCCACGGTGGCCTTTGTGGCCGCCTACCGGCGCACGGCGCCGGTGCTGGGCGTGGCGCAGCAGCAGTGGCTGACCGAGGCGCTGCAAGAGCCACAGGCTTTCGCCTGGCTGTTCAGCAGCAGCGAGGCCGCCGGCCACCTGCGCCAGCTGGCCCCGGGCGCCGACTGGTCGCGGTCACGGGCGCTGGCCACCCACCCGCGCATCGCGGCGGCGGCGCAGGCTCTCGGTTTCGGGCAGGTGCAGCGCATCCAGCCTTCGCCGCAGGCGGTGGCCGATGCGCTGGGCCCATTCGGGCCAACCGGCGCCCGATGA